DNA from Chionomys nivalis chromosome 11, mChiNiv1.1, whole genome shotgun sequence:
agaggggaggaagtggaaattttgattcctattatttataaagtaataaaaaattatcagaggaaaaaaattatttattatacagtgttctgcctgcttgccagaagagggcaccagatctcattaaagatggttgtgagccaccatgtgattgctaggaattgaattcaggacctctgaaagagcaaccagtactcttaacctctgagccatctctccagccccagccattcctccagccccttacagattattattattattattattattatttgctttttcgagacagggtctctctgtagttttggagcctgtcctggaactagctcttgtagaccaggctggcctcgaactcacagagatccgcctgcctctgcctcccaagtgctgggattaaaggcatgcgccaccaccgcccggccttacagATTATTTTTTAAGGTGAAGTCATGTTATGGTTCTGTAAATGTCTGTGATAATGGACAGGAATAAAGTCACTTACTTGAGagcttaaaaaaaatgaacaattcCTATTATTCTCACTgctttttatatattgtttagcTGGCAACAATTGGTGGGAACCCCTCATCCTGGTTGGCTCTCGCCTGACAATCACCTGGGGGAATTCCCCACAAGTGAGGCTTTTTGTGTCTCAGACTCCATGTCCCAACAATCCGCCCACCCAACCCTTCATTTCTTAGGTCTAAGTGTCCTTCAGGCTCAGCCCTTCAGCCTCCGTGCCTTCTTGTCTTTTGGACTCACGTCCTTCCCCTCAGCACCCCAGTGAAGCACAATtaacaaaaactcagagacagatactggagtTCAGTcttaaggtcagaaaagtaaaccgggccgggcggtggtggcgcacgcctttaagcccagcactcgggaggcagaggcaggcagatctctgtgaggccagcctggtctataagagctagttccaggacaggaaccaaaagctacggagaaaccctgtctcaaaaaattcaaaaaaaaaaaaaaaaaagaaaagaaaagaaaagaaaagcaaaacggccaaccactggctcttacctctacctcagtcagaaatggcaatcctgtctccaagaatctgagaatgagactgtgtctgagagctgtctcctcctgttttataatcctctctaattctggggttaaaggcaaacacctctgggattaaaggcatgcactgctcaAATTCTATGgtaactagtatggctactgggattaaaggtgtgtgttaccactgcttggtctgtgaggctgaccagtaagactgttttactctctgaacttcaggcaagctttatttattaaaatacaaatgaaatgccactacaccctAGCCCTCATTTTTTTGGCTGACAAGCCGTAAAATGACTTGTGCCATCATTATTGAAATCTTTCTGTCTAACTCATGGGAAacaattttaaaggtatcttgacttcaaaatttgagtttaaggatatgctactttggagaagtGGTTCCGCTTTTGCTTCCGCAGAAGAGGAAAACCCGCTGATTACTTCTAGACTagtatggtttgatggaacaagacccctgaaagatctccatgaaccctaaaactacttcacccaacaaacagcaggaagaagtttggagagaactatgccccaattcccaaaatgattgtttataaatgtttaaaggggattgataaaaaaaaaaaagggggtgtaTGATATGATATAGGAATGAACATTTTAccttggtatggactttggtttattgacacaaatttaagatcaattttgtatatgtatatttctactcttatttaaggtattatgtttatacagctcatttaaaaatataatgtataagccgggcggtggtggcgcacgcctttaatcccagcactcgggaggcagaggcaggcggatctttgtgagttcgagaccagcctggtctacaagagctagttccaggacaggctccaaaactacagagaaaccctgtctcagccgggcgatggtggcgcacgcctttaatcccagcactcgggaggcagaagcaggcggatctctgtgagttcgagaccagcctggtctacaagagctagttccaggacaggctccaaagccacagagaaaccctgtctcaaaaaaccaaaaaaaaaaaaaaagaaaccctgtctcgaaaaaccaaaaaaaaaatatatatatatatataaaatatatatatataaaatgtataattaaaaatacatataattaaaaatagataattatctataatagtcaaacttgtagtcatattagataggttttctagatatacagagatatatttcagatggataggtattcttcaaatctttcaaagccctacagaatatggcatttaaaaggttttaagaacttagacttttcttgacagtgagacatgtctgcttctggcagcaccagttacttcagagaggttgatggggaTTGAAAAagctcattatggaatttgccttcaatatgaCAAGGCTAGCTATTTTGCAAgaaactgcttgatggtatgctgtatgaactggacatgcaggacacacaaaaaagtgactgctgaactttccaaaagatggtccttcaggattcctgcttcacacaaagcaaaacaaaacaaaacaaaaaaacaaaaacaccctgtTAGACATTCtacagaaaacagaaggaagaagaaagagaaagaaagaagaaagaaagaaagaagaaagaaagaaagaaagaaagaaagaaagagacgaACTTTACCAGTACAAGGCAAAACaggtcttcaaatttcctgcttcactgaaaagtctgccagatattatgggcctgtaggctgaagatggatgatccaatgttacagaagaattttgggtgactgtccaggcagcaagaagtctctgCCAATtgtagaactttggaagttgtttacaatgcacttcctgtttacttagataatagtatatccttctaggatctttgatggagttaaagatagttatagttggccgagtggtggtggcgcatgcccttaatcccagcacttgggaggcagaggcaggcagatctctgggagttcgaggccagcctggtctacaagagctagttccaggacaggcaccaaagctaaagGAGAAAtcttgcctcgaaaaacaaaaaaaaaaaaaaaaaaaaaaaaaaagttatagttagtgttccttagttatgatgaaagataaattaaacataaagctttagactcacaaagataggataaataGCAGAGTATTTTCCTTCACTTACCAAatataaatagactaaatattgtaactataattcttgcttgataactgttttgttatatgtaattttactatgttaaagttaaaacctttctttttatttagacagaaaaaaggagattaatagaaataggtcaaattaagatgtaagagctagatagaaatatgtacaagccattggccaaacaatgttgtaactaatatagtttctgtgtaattattcgggtctgggcagttgggaaatgaaggcgcagtctctgcctacacataGGAAACAAGATAGTAAGCGGGATTCCTCTGTGATCTgctgttcctgccaccaggttcctgccttgagctcctgccctgacttcccttcataatGCACCATAatctgtaaactgaaataaacccttttctccccaagttgctttttgtcgtGGTATTTGATCACAGAAAGGGAAGCCAAAATAAGTTCTCAACTCCAGACCtagctctcccctcctcccatgtccTTCCTGACCCAAATCAGCTTTGGTATCCTTTTTGTATTAAGTAGTACAGATTCTCTCTGCCTGCATTGTGGGTGGAAGCTGTGGAAAGTGTAGTTCCTCAGAAGTCCCTAAGAGTGACTTTTCCCAAATAGAACTCAGTGTTACCCATCttgccctttctttccttccctgggAACCTAAAACACTTGGGGTCTCTGTCCCACTCCTAGAATTTCCTAGGTTTCCTATTTGATTGTGGTCTTGAATCATCAGTCCCTCCAAGTGATCATTTCTGGCTTAGCTCTATGTCCACCCACGAGGGTCCCAGCAATTCGTGTTTCTCTTCCATGAACTCCACAACCGAGCAGGCGGCTCCAGCATTGGTAGTCGTACCTCAGCGGGCTCCACTTTGGCTGGAGAAGTCCTGCGGGAGCCCGCTGACGTCCTGAAGATTCCTGGAGATGAGCCTGGTCCATAGCGGCGAGACAAAGTCAGAAGTAATGTGTAGTGTATCTCTGATGTGACGGGGATGGGCCACCGGGATCCATACAGGTCCAACAAGCCGCCAGTGGCCCTCATAGGGCCAACAGCAGTTTCTAATGTTCCTGTTGACTGCGGACGCAGACACTTGAGCTGCGCAGCACAATCCCCACTCCCACCCTACGAATCCACCTCCAGACTCACCTTTGCCAGTTGGCCACTTCCCCAAAGAGCCACCTTCCTCTCTGGGTCCTGCCTCCTCCCCGACCCCACCCCTGCACTCCTCCTCTCCTTGCCTCCCTTTGGGACCCGCTGATCCGCGCCTCACCATTTAGGCCACACCCAGGCTTGGACTGAGACATTGCCTTATGGAATAACGATACACAGTTGGTGGCGAGCAACGACCACCACCGCGGGCGCTGGCCACCGGTTCAAATTGAGGCTGCCTTAGGAAGGCTTGCATCTTGACGCAGCAGCGGCAACCGAAGACCAGAAGCTGAGACCGCCCgaaagggtggggaggggaggcgcCAGCGTGCAAAGAGTGAGCACTGGGAGGAGCCAGAGTATCTGAATGGCGGCTTGAGGTCAGCCACAGCCCCCGACCTGAGTGGTACCTGCTGCCCGCAGCATCTTGGGTGCCTGGGGATCTCGACGGGGATCAGGACCGGGTACCAGAATAACCTGGGCTCTACAGGTGGCTAGGGAAACCCGGGGTACCATTTACTGACTGACCATGACTGAAGCTGTGAAAAACATCCCAGGAGCTGCTCCTCAATCCAGACAAGCCTGGGTGCCAGCCGTGGGAGGAGCATTTGGTGATCCCAGGGTCCTGGCCCGGTTCCAGGATTGTGACAAGTGACTATATGTGAACCTGTGTGTGCCACAATTCCCGACATTGTGTAGTTCTGTTTGTGACTTTAGCGACAACGATAGCGATAGTCTGAGCCTGACTTGACCTGTCCTTTAACCTGGTCCGTGTGATGATTCAGCATTGTTTTGGTCACAGGGTATAAGGCTTGTGGAATGACAGCACATGTGAGATGTGTGATGCTCATGTCACCATATGGAAATTCTCACATACCTGACCCTCCCAGTGACATGAGTGTGACTCCACATGTGTGCATCACTATGGATGACAGGATGCAATGTCACTAGCCCATGGGACATGGAAGAACCTTTCCCCGTCACGGGTGGTCTGTGGCTTTCTGGCATCTTCAGTAAAGTTCTCAGTTCTGTATCTACTGGCATTGGGGCCAGGGGTGTGTTAGGATTCCCCTGCTCCCCACAGCTGGATCCAGATTCTCTAGGACCTCTGTAAATCTCCTCTCTGCCCTAACCAAAAGCACAGCTGATTTGACCTTAGGTGAGGAGGCTGAGACTTGCCCAAGCTGGAACTGGCCTGGGCTCTCCTGGTCATACTCAACCTTGTAGTACAGAATTTCTAGGGCTAATGGCAGAACCTGGGTGGCTGTGACCCTCATGACATTAAACTTTGCTGTTTCAGTATCCAGGCTTGCCCAAAGAAGGCTGGGGTCTGCTGGAAGGGTCCTATGGTCTATAGGTTTTCGGATCACTACAGGTTATCAGCTTCACGATGTTGGGTACCAGCCAAGTCAAGAGTTGTCCTTGCCCTTCTGAAGCCAGTAAGGATGAATGCTGGTTCTTGCCCCCTCCCCAGCTTTGGTCCTACTGTGATCCAGTCAGGTCACCTGGGTGGAGGTTGGATTGTGGGAATATGGAGTGGGAGACTAACAGGACAAACCTGAATGGCGGGGGATGAAgaagaggtacacagagaaacagtatttatacaaaataatttattttgaaatgtaccATTCATAATGGCCAGAGGCAGAAGACACATCTCTGCTGTGAATGGGCAGAGGTGCCCTACCTTTCCACTGTCACTCTTATTAAGAGAACTAGCTGTTCAGTGTCTCCACTGAGTGGAAGGGTCCAGCCCTTCCCAAAGAAAGGAACTAGGAAAGACCCTGGTAAAATGTCTTGAGAAAGAAGGGAGCGGGGGAGGAAACTTCAGTCagggtataaaataaataaatttaattaaaaaaaaaaaaaggatggcaAACTTCTGCCTTTTGGGGACTTCGGTGTGTCCAGGAAGGTCCTGGGTTCCTTTCCCCATCTGTATGACAGGGTCAGAGGGCAGTTTCTGGAGCCCTTAGACGCCTGTATTTCTTAGAGGCTTTGAAGACCTTTTTCTTCCTATTGGCACCTAGCCCTAGAGAGTGAGGGACACATACGTGTCTTTGGTTCTGGGAAACCAACTCCCAAAGCTGCTGTGTCCTTGACCTTGTTAGGTCAGGATCCATCCATGGAGCAAGCGGGACAGTTGGCCTGAATGAAGTGTTGACCCTATTTGTTGGCTAGGAGCCCAAAAAAGAGCGTGTCAGTAGTCGAAGTGACAGTGGCAGTGACTACAGATGGCCGGTTAATGCAGCGCAGATTTCCAGTTTTGAATGCACAGTGCACAGGCCAGAGGAccacacaaaataacaacagcaacagcacagAAATCAGTGCTACCTGACGCCAGTCTCCAAACCGTGTCCAGCAGCGGGCCAGCCAGCCTCGCCTGGGTTCAGGGGGGTCCTGGACAGGTGCAGGCAGTGTGGGTTCCGCTGGTTTGCTCAGGcctacatccacacacacaaagtcactgGCCCCTTGGCCAGAAGTAGTGGACAAGGGGCGGCAACACAGTTTGGTGCCCTCAAGCCACACGGGCTCCTCTCTCTGCAAGTGCACTGGCATCTTGGCCTGCAGCTGACGGCTGGTACGCAGCGCAGGAGCCCCAGCAGCAGGTACAGTGGTGGGCTGCCGGCAGAATGGGCAGGGTACAGCTTCTCTGCCAGGATGGCCTGCAGGCTGGGCAGCTGCCAGCCTAGCCAAACACTCAAGGCAGAAGACATGAGTACAGGAGAGCTCCTTGGGTGTCTTGAAGATGTTGTCATAGCCTGAGAAGCAGATGGAACACTCTAGTGGGGAGGCCACCTTCTCTGAGCCAGGAGTACTGGGGGACCTGGGGCTCCCAACTGAGCCAGGGGACCTGGGGCTCCCAACTGGGCCGGGCGACCTGGGGCTCCCAACTGGGCCGGGCGACCTGGGCACCGTGGCTGTGGAGCTGCTCTGGCGGTGAGCTGTATACCACACCCGCGGGCCTGATGACATGATTCTGAGCTGTGAAACAGAGACAGGCCGTCACGAGCTGCCCTTTTCCTGGAAAGTCAGTCTGTCACACcaacctcttctcttcccctgcATCAGACCCAAAGATTCCAATGAAGGACACTATCTACCTAAAGGCACCTCCAAAATCCCATCCACGGCCAATCTGTAACTTAGCCTGTTCCATTCATTCCAAGGTCAACAATCCCACGGTATGCCAAGCATGAACAGTCTAGATGGGTTTCAATAGAGGCCATGTGCTAGGGATGGCCAACATGGTGGCTGGACACCTGTTGCCCATCCTTACCCATGCTGACGAGGGTCGCCCACTACGCCTACCATTTATGTCTATGCTCTGCAAGGCTGAACCCATACCAAAGAACACTAACAGGTCCCATATGGAGAAGTCAGCTCCAAAGTAGAGTGACTTAGCTAGGGGCTTCTCTACCAGACCCAACTGGACACTGGGCCCTGGCAGGTTCATGAGCTACCTGTGGCTCTGGATAAAGGAGGGGTTTGAACTTGGTCCCAGTGTGGGTCCCTGATTTGTATGGCACACGTCTGAGTTGCCAGCAGACATATAAGGATTCTGGGGTGGTTAGGAGAACATGTGGGCCCATAAAGCTCTGAGAAACAGAGGCCTGAGTTTCTAACAGCTGCAGCCTGGAATCTAGGGCTAGCTTGTTTGGTAGAGATAAGGACAAGtgccagaacccagaaacaagTGCCAGGGGTTAAAAATGATCCTTAGTCAATGGCCAGAGGAATGAGGCTGCTTCAGACATGCCCCCTCACACAGTTGTGCAGTCAgagagacggacagacagacagacagacacacacacctgccctgTTCTGCCAATATCAGAATCATACAGATTCCTGTCCAATGAGATGTGGAAGATTCAGGCCTTCTTTGACCCCTTCCCCTACTTCCCTGGGAGGAATGCTAGAAACACACTGACCTCCCCTGGGCAAGGCTGCCACTTCAGGAGCCACGAGCATCCTGATCACAGCACAAGCACTAGCCTTATAACCCATGGAGCCCAGCAGTCACGTCAGAGATAACCCCTCTCCCTGCCTCACTGGTCAACCCTGAGTGGGTGAGTAAGTAAAACGGCTCAAGGATTGCTGAGTCATCACTGAGTCCACGTGAGTCATCTGACATCACTGTGACATCAGGAGGGCTCCAGCCTTCTGGCATTCGAAGTCACCACTTCCTGGAGGCAGCGGCGGCCTTGACAGGTCTGATAAAGTCTATCCTCCTCTGACCTGTACTGTTCGTAGGATCGATTCCTTGGCACCAGGCCCCACCTCCCATAAAGGGGCCTCACCCTGAGACTGTATAGATGAAAGGTTGAGCTGACCTTACCTGGTAGCCAGGAGTCAGCAGTTCCTGGGCATGATCCTCTTCCCTGGTCACAGCAAAGCTCTGCGCCTCTAGGCTGACTTGTTCCCCCTCCTTCAGGTCCGGCCCAGCCTATGCTCCACCTGGCAGGTGTTCCTCCACAGGCCAGCAGCCAACAGCCTTCTGTGGTACCGGTCCAGCTGGCGCACCTCTTCTGTGTACGTGGGAATGGAAGGTACGATGTGTGTGTTCATCCAGGAGCTGGCTGACTGTGACAGGTATGAATTCTCAGGCCATGAGCTTTGAAGCAGGTTTATTTATACCTTCTAGGTGACAGCAGCTGGGGGTGTGGCCCTGAACACGTTAGACGTCAGAGATTGGCTGGTCTCTCCCTGGCAGGCCCAGAATGGGTGTGGAGCCAGAATAGGTCCAGGATCAGCACAGGCTGAGTCTTAAGGCTCAGGACCGAGAGTAGACGCTCATGTATTCAGATAAAGCCCCTCTCCTTTGGAAAGCAAGTGTGCCCACCTGGTCCCAAGTGTACTCAGCAGGGACCCTTCACTGAGCCtagcacacactcagacacactcaATTTGCACTTTTCTGTCCCATCAATGTCCTGCCCTTTCTTCTCCCATCTTACCTATATTCTCCCAATTGCTTCATGCAAAACCCTCatctgctgctgctccagcaccctGCTGCCTTTGGGGAACTCCTTGTCCTGGAGCCCAGGAATAGAGGTGAAAGGTCATGGCTAGGCTGGCCTGGGCAACAGCCTAGATGGTGGGTCAagttaagaataatagggatgcTGGGCggatgtggtgcacacctttagtcctttAAactcggaaggtagaggcagatgaaactgtgagtttgaggccagctggtttacagagctagttccaggacagccaaggctacacacacacacacacacacacacacacactgtctcaaataaataaataaataaacaaataggggCCCAGGTTGGCTACAATAGTTTGTGGGTACCTACTTGTTCCAGACTTCAGGAAGGATCAGGTGTTCTTGGAAAGATGGAATCTCGAGAAGCTTTGCCCAGGTGACACAGTAGATGTGTTGGTAAAAAACAGTTGATGGACAAGGAGTGTCTAGGGATGGGGTAGGGAGTGCCACACTGGAGTGGGATGAACTGGACGCTGTGAGCAGGCGCATAGGCAGTCCTTGGCCTGCTCCAGGGCCATTGAGCTGAGATGGTCTTGCTGACCAGA
Protein-coding regions in this window:
- the Rnf223 gene encoding RING finger protein 223, with the protein product MSSGPRVWYTAHRQSSSTATVPRSPGPVGSPRSPGPVGSPRSPGSVGSPRSPSTPGSEKVASPLECSICFSGYDNIFKTPKELSCTHVFCLECLARLAAAQPAGHPGREAVPCPFCRQPTTVPAAGAPALRTSRQLQAKMPVHLQREEPVWLEGTKLCCRPLSTTSGQGASDFVCVDVGLSKPAEPTLPAPVQDPPEPRRGWLARCWTRFGDWRQVALISVLLLLLFCVVLWPVHCAFKTGNLRCINRPSVVTATVTSTTDTLFFGLLANK